In the Podospora bellae-mahoneyi strain CBS 112042 chromosome 4, whole genome shotgun sequence genome, one interval contains:
- the RAM1 gene encoding CAAX farnesyltransferase (FTase) subunit beta (COG:O; EggNog:ENOG503NU8I) encodes MSPPSQQKRVLFNWKNKEKKTTSTTMSTSQSSPPGPSHQPPPQVTTSSQPDDLEVVTDDNNSDYSSIDSEIPFSTPNLPPSVTTMMIDSLFTTPPPLHDPLITPTSTLQDETLSDILPFLSSSPLPPDLFTYNAYNVPSLRREAHIAFLHASLGRLPGKFVAADASRPWFLYWCLSGLAMLGEDVSRYRDSVKETARSMQNGSGGFGGGGGQLSHLATSYAVVLALAIVGGEEGFEVIDRRQMWRWLGGLKQRDGGFEVCRGGEEDIRGAYCAAVIITLLDLPLDLTPESPAYKPDDPSFNLLSGVADYVRRCQTYEGGISSSPSAEAHGAYAFCALGCLSLLGPPSITMPQTLNLPSLLSWLSSRQYAPEGGFSGRTNKLVDGCYSHWVGACFPLIEAALANSPTPVNDSLFSREGLIRYILNCCQDETKRGGLRDKPGKMSDAYHSCYVLSGLSAGMHQWVLEDEEWIVLPYLEGEQVFENADRVRPVHPVYVIPQGAVRAMRGYFREKGGFN; translated from the exons ATGAGCCCCCCATCGCAACAAAAAAGAGTATTATTCAACTGGAAgaacaaggaaaagaagactACCTCGACCACAATGTCAACCTCacaatcatcaccaccgggcccttcccatcaaccaccaccccaagtCACCACCTCATCACAACCCGACGACCTCGAAGTCGTAaccgacgacaacaacagcgacTACTCCTCCATCGACTCGGAaatccccttttccacccccaatctccccccttccGTGACCACAATGATGATAGACAGCCTCTtcacaaccccaccccccctccacgaccccctcatcaccccaacctccaccctccaagACGAGACCCTATCcgacatcctccccttcctctcctcctcccccctcccccccgatCTCTTCACCTACAACGCCTACAacgtcccctccctccgccgGGAGGCTCACATTGCCTTTCTTCATGCCTCGCTCGGTAGGTTGCCAGGGAAGTTTGTCGCCGCGGACGCGAGCAGGCCCTGGTTTTTGTACTGGTGTCTTAGCGGGTTGGCCatgttgggggaggacgTGAGCCGGTATAGGGATAGTGTAAAAGAGACGGCGAGGTCGATGCAGAATGGGagtggggggtttggtggtgggggtgggcagCTGAGTCATCTTGCTACGTCTTAtgcggtggtgctggcgtTGGCGATTGTTGGG ggagaggaaggcttTGAGGTTATTGATAGGAGGCAGATGTGGAGGtggctgggggggttgaagcaGAGGGATGGTGGGTTTGAGGTCTgtagggggggggaggaggacattAG AGGGGCGTACTGTGCAGCTGTTATCATCACGCTGCTCGATCTGCCACTCGATCTAACTCCCGAATCGCCCGCATATAAACCCGACGACCCGAGTTTTAACCTCCTGTCTGGAGTAGCTGACTACGTTCGACGAT GCCAAACCTACGAAGGCgggatatcctcctccccctccgccgaAGCCCACGGCGCCTACGCCTTTTGCGCATTGGGgtgcctctccctcctcggcccccCGAGTATCACCATGCCCcaaaccctcaacctcccctcccttctgTCATGGCTCTCTAGCCGGCAGTACGCCCCCGAAGGAGGTTTCTCGGGGCGGACCAACAAGCTCGTTGACGGGTGTTATTCCCACTGGGTTGGGGCGTGCTTCCCCTTGATCGAGGCCGCTCTGGCCAATTCCCCAACTCCGGTGAATGACAGTTTGTTCAGTCGGGAGGGATTGATACGTTATATTCTGAACTGTTGTCAGGATGAGACTAAGAGGGGGGGGCTGAGGGATAAGCCGGGCAAGATGAGTGACGCGTATCATAGCTGTTATGTGCTGAGTGGTTTGAGCGCGGGGATGCATCAGTGGGTGTTGGAAGACGAGGAGTGGATAGTGCTGCCTTATTTGGAAGGGGAGCAGGTTTTTGAGAATGCGGATCGGGTGAGGCCGGTGCATCCTGTTTATGTGATCCCGCAAGGGGCggtgagggcgatgagggggTATTTtagggagaagggggggtttaACTGA
- a CDS encoding hypothetical protein (EggNog:ENOG503P46V), producing the protein MVGFYMQYLESLCRRRGWHDPSYECYRDSSGYTCLVLVNGREYQTDLAYESGNLAQENAAMRAFMVCRNFSVNGGMLARNGIVQGLPADDSSVRKSRKSSRHHPSTSHRRSGHHSSSSSTTSLE; encoded by the exons ATGGTTGGCTTCTACATGCAGTACCTGGAGA GTCTTTGCCGCCGGCGTGGATGGCACGACCCCAGCTACGAGTGCTACCGCGACAGCAGCGGCTACACTTGCCTGGTTCTGGTGAATGGCCGTGAGTACCAGACGGACCTTGCATACGAATCCGGGAACCTGGCCCAGGAAAACGCAGCCATGCGTGCTTTTATGGTTTGCCGGAATTTTTCAGTCAATGGTGGCATGCTTGCCCGCAACGGGATCGTCCAGGGGCTGCCTGCCGACGACAGCAGCGTTCGCAAGTCTCGGAAGAGCAGCCGGCACCACCCGTCTACAAGCCACCGCAGGTCTGGACACCACTCCAGCAGCAGTTCGACCACCTCTTTGGAGTGA